The genome window GGAAGTTCGCGTCGTCGCGCTGGGGGAAGTCAGTGCGGTAGTGCGCGCCGCGGCTCTCCTTGCGCGCGACGGCGCTCACGCACGTCATCTCGGCGCAGTCGATCATGAACCCCAGCTCGATCGCGAACAGGAGGTCCGTGTTGAACACCTTGCCCTTGTTCTCCACGCCCACCTTCTCGTAGCGCGCGCGGATGTCCTTCATCCTCTCGACCGCCAGGCGCAGCTGCTCCTCGGTGCGGAACACGCCGACGAGCTCGCTCATCATGTTGCCCATGTCGAGTCGGATCTTGGCCACGCGGTCGCCGTTCAGCGGCCGGTCGAGGAACGCCTGCAGCTTCCGCTTCGTCTCCTCAGCGTAGCGATCCGAGGGCGGCGTCCAGCCCATCACGCTGCGCGCCCGCTCCGCCGTCGCTACGCCCGAACGCCGTCCGAAGACGACCGTATCCAGCAGCGAGTTCGCGCCCAGCCGGTTAGCGCCGTGGACGCTGACGCAGGCAGCCTCGCCCGCCGCGTACAGCCCCTCGAGCGGCGTCTTGCCGTCGATGTCCGTCTTCACGCCGCCCATGATGTAGTGGACCCCGGGGCGTACCGGGATCGGCTCCTTCACCAGGTCGACTCCCGCGAAGTCGATGCCGATCTCCCGGATCTGCCACAGCCGTTCACGCACCCGCTCTTCGCCCAGGTGCCGGAGGTCCAGCAGCACGCAGCCGTCGACGCCCCGTCCCTCATTGATCTCCGTCTGCTCCGCCCGCGACACCACATCACGGCTGGCAAGCTCCATCATGTTCGGGGCGTACTTGCTCATGAAGCGCTCGCCCTCGGAGTTGAGCAGGTAGCCGCCTTCGGAGCGAGCGCCCTCCGTGATCAGCACCCCCGAGCCCTTTAGCGTGGTCGGGTGGAACTGCACCATCTCCATGTCGATGATGGGTGCGCCAATGCGGTAGGCGAGGCTGATGCCGTCGCCGGTGCAGATCAGGGCGTTCGTGCTTGGCTCGTACATCCGCCCCAGCCCGCCTGTCGCGATGATCGTCGACTTCGCGGCGATGACGTGCACGTTGCCCGTCCGGATCTCCATCGCCACCGCGCCCTTGCACACGGCGTCCTCGACAATGAGGTCCGTGACGAACCACTCTTCGTAGACCCGCAGGCCGTGCTTGATCAGCTGCTCGTAGAGGACGTGCAGGATAGCCTGGCCGGTGATGTCGCCGACGAAATACGTCCGCGCCTTGGAGGCCCCGCCAAACGACCGCGACCCCAGGCGCCCGCTCTCCTCGCGGTGGAAGATGACCCCCATGCGCTCGAGCTCGATCAGCGCCGGCCCCGCCTCCCGGCACAGCACCTCGATCGCGTCCTGGTCGCCCAGGTAGTCGGAGCCCTTCACCGTGTCGAAGGCGTGCTCTTCCCAGGAGTCGTCTTCCCCCAGAGCAGCATTAATGCCGCCCTGGGCGGCATTGGAATGGCTGCGCACGGGGTGGACCTTGCTAATGATCGCGACGTCCGCCCCCTCCAGCTGCGCCGCGATGGCCGCCCGCATCCCCGCGAGACCGGCCCCGATAATCAGGACATCGTGCTGGTAGACTGCCACTTCCCTTCCCTATCTAGCCGGGTGCTCCCAGCTCCCGGCAAAGGAATCTGCGGCGGGACCTGCCCCACGAGAGCGAGTATAAGCCGCCGCCCTGATAGGAAAAACTAGTAGCTGCGCTTCTGCGGCGCCCAGCGCGTTACCCTCACGTCCTCGTACTCCAGGCGCGGCCCCTGCGGCGTCCGCCACGCCACCGTGTGCTTCATCCAGTTCTGGTCGTCCCGCTCCGGGTAGTCCCGGCGCGAGTGCGCTCCGCGGCTCTCCTTCCGCGCGATCGCGCCTGCCGCGATCACCTCCGCCAGGTCAACCAGGAAACCCAGCTCCAGGACAGAGAGCAGGTCATAGTTGTACACCTTGCCCTTGTTGCGGACCGGCACGCCCGCGTAACGAGACCGGTAGTCGGCGATCTTCGCCAACCCTTCGCGCATCTGCGCCTCGTCCCGGAAGATGCCGAAGTGCTCCTTCATCGCCTCGCCCATCTCCTGGCGCAGGCGCGCCGGCAGGTCGCCGCCGTTCAGAGGCCGGTCCATCAGTTCCCGGATCCGGGTGAGCGAGGGCGCGAGCGAGCCCTCGTTCAGGGGCGCCTGCTTGAGGCCGCGCGCGAACTCGGCTGCCGCCTTGCCGGCCCGACGGCCGAAGGTCACCGTTTCCATCAGCGAGTTGCCCCCGAGCCGGTTCGCCCCGTGCAGCCCAACGGAAGCCACTTCGCCGGCGGCGAAGAGTCCCGGCAGGGGACTGGCGCCGTTCGCGTCCACCTTCACGCCGCCCATCGAGTAGTGCATGCCCGGCCGCACCGGGATCGGGTCCTTCGCCGGGTCGACGCCGGCGACATCTATCGCCAGCTCACGGATCTGGGGCAGCCGTTCGCGGATCTTCGCCTCGCCCAGGTGCCGGAGGTCCAGCAGTACGCAGCCGTCCACGCCCCGCCCTTCGTCGATCTCCGTCTGCTCCGCCCGCGAGACCACGTCGCGGCTGGCAAGCTCCATCATGTTCGGGGCGTACTTGCTCATGAAGCGCTCGCCCTCGGAGTTGAGCAGGTAGCCGCCCTCGCCCCGGCAGCCTTCGGTCATGAGGATGCCGCTCTCCTTCAGCGTCGTCGGGTGGAACTGCACCATCTCCATGTCCTGCAGCGGCGCGCCGGCGCGATAGGCCAGCGCCATGCCGTCCCCGGTGCAGATGAACGAGTTCGTAGTCGGGTGATAGACGCGGCCCAGGCCGCCCGTGGCCAGCACAACCGCGCCCGCTTCCACCACGTGCAGCTCCCCGCTTCGCATGTCGATGGCGGAAACGCCGCGGCATACGCCGTCCTGCACTATCAGGTCCACCGCGAACCACTCCTCGTACACGCCGATGCCGTACTTCAGGAGCTGCTCGAAGAGGACGTGCAGGATCGCCTGGCCCGTAATGTCGGCGATGTAGCAGGCGCGCGGCGTGCCGGCCCCGCCGAAGGGCCGCTGGGCGATCCGCCCATCGTCCCAGCGCGTGAACACCGTGCCCATGCGCTCAAGTTCGACGATGTCGCCCGGCGCCTCCCTGGCGAAGATCTCCACGATGTCCTGGTCTGCCAGGTAGTCGGAGCCCTTCACCGTGTCGAAGGCGTGCTCCTCCCACGTGTCGGCTTCGCCGAGAGCGGCGTTGATGCCGCCCTGCGCCGCCACCGAATGGCTCCGGAGCGGGTGTACCTTCGTCAGGATGGCCAGGTTTGCGCCCTCCCGCATCGCCTCAAGGGCGGCGCGCATACCCGCCATGCCGGCGCCAATCACAAGGACTTCGTGCTTGAATACCGCCACGGAGGACACCTCCCGGAAGTCGGCCCTTCGATGCTTCTTGCGAACACCATCGTATGAGCGTCCCGATATTCATACAACCGATAAAGACAGCCTTTAGTTATCGAATTCCTCTTTTAGGGCCGTTCGGCCCCCTCCGGCGGGACAGCCGGACTGGCCGCGGGCACGAGGAGCCATGCCACCTACAGCGGCCCTGGCGCCGTCGAGGCCGCGGGGCCTACAGAGCCGTAGCCTCGGCCGGGGAGGCGCCTGTCGCGGGCCGGAGGAAGGCGTCGGCAAGGAAGCCGGGCGCGATAGGAGGAAGGGCCGGCGAGGTCACCGGCGGCGAAGGACTCGAGGCAGAGGGCGAGGCAGAGAATTACTGGACCAAGGCCCGTGCCGCCCGGATCAGGGTCAAGGAGTCCGTCCGCGAGGCCAGGGGACCGTGAGCGAGCGACGCCAGGCCTGCGCCTTGCAGCGAGAAGAGGCCCTTTTCAGGGCCTCTCTCGCATAGTCCCCACGGCGGAGCCCCGCCGGTCCGCCGTCAGGCTGCCTTCGTCGTCTTCCGCGGGCGGTTGCCCTTCAGGGAGCCCACCTGCTCCTGCAAAGCCGCGATCTGCTCTCGCAGCGTGAGCATCTCGGTGAGCATCTCGACGACCAGCGCGTCACCGGCCGGGATTGTCCGGCCGCCGCCACGCCGGGCCGGGATAATCCTGTCGAGCGACAGGACCGAGGGCACGCCGTTGAGCGCGCAGTAGATGATGAACAGGCCCGCTGCAAGCAGGACAGGTCCGGCGACTACCTGGAGCATGGTCACCCTTTCCGTCCGCCACCGCAGCGAATGCTAGGCTGTGGCCGCGCCCCGAGCCATTAGGGAGAACCCCTACTTTTCCGCCGGTCGGCCCCCGGCGCCGGTCTCGGACAAGATGGTGTCGCCTACAGCGTCGTGATCGGCCGAGACTGCAACAGGTAGATCTGCCCCGCCGCCATCCCCCACTCCACGTCTTGCGGCGACCCGAAGTGCTCCTCCACCTGCAGCGCAATGCGCGCCACCGCCTTCGCCTCTTCATCCGAGATCGAGGGGGCGTTCGCGCGGCCCGGCTCCAACTCGCGTTCGATGGTCCCGCCGCCGTCCGGGTGCGGGAAGATGGCCAGGCACTTCTCGTAGATCTCCCGCTCCAGCAGACCCAGCGACTCCTTGTGCACTACGAAGGCGTCCGGCGTCACGCGCCCCGACACTATCGCCTCGCCCAGTCCGTAGCTCGCGTTGATCACCACGCGGTCGCGGTCCCCCGTTACGGGGTGGGCTGTGAACGCGATGCCGGACTTCTCGGAGGGCACCAGGCCCATCACGACCACCGCCATCGCCTCGCCACCGATCGGCATCCCTTTCAGCGCCCGGTAGCGAATGGCGCGCTCTGACCACAACGAGGCATAGCACCTCTTCAGAGAGTCGAGCACGCCGTTTACGCCGAGGACATTGAGGTAGGACTCGTAGAGGCCGGCGAAGGACGCGCCCGCGCCGTCCTCCGAGACGGCGGAAGAGCGCACCGCGCTCGCCACGCCGGACATCGACACCAGCTCATCGTACGCTGCCGCAACCTGCTCCCGTAGTTCGTCCGGCAAGTCGGCGCTCATCACCGCCGTCGTAACCTTTTCCGAGAACGCCCTGACGGCCGCGAGGTCCTTCGGGTCAAGCCCGGCCGCGCCCTCGGCAGCAGCCTCGATGCCCGCAGCCTCCTCGAAGCAGCGGTACCCGTCCGCGTTCACGGCGTAGCCCAGCGGTACCGCGAACCCCGCGGACAGCATCTCCGAGAGCGACGCCGCCTTTCCACCAACCAGCTCGCGGGGCAACCTGCCACGGTGCAGCCATTCGATGAAAGCCAACTCACCCTCCCTGAGCAGCGATCTTAACAGCGCCGCCGGTGTGTGTGTGTGTGTGATGTCAGGCCGGCTGTCTGCCGTTGCCGTTGCGCTCGCCCAGGAACCAGCGGCGGCGGGGGGCCTTTCGGGTCAGCCCGAACTTCGCCATTGCAGTCTCACGGATGTAGTCCACCGCTTCTTGCGGCGAGTCCGTCACCTTGAAGATCGCCAGTTCTCCCTTGTCCAGCGTGCCGGCTTCGACCAGCGTCTCACTCATGAAGTGCAACATCGGCAGCCAGAACTGCGCTCCCATCAGCACGACCGGGAAGTCGCTGATCTTCCCCGTCTGGATCAGGGTCGCTGTCTCGAACACCTCGTCCAGGGTGCCGAACCCTCCCGGCATGACCACGAAGGCGTACGAGTACTTGACCAACATGACCTTGCGCACGAAGAAGTAGCGAAAGGTCACGAAGCGGTCCAGGTAGGCGTTGGGCTTCTGCTCCCGGATCAGCTCGATGTTGCAGCCGACGCTCCGTCCGCCGGCCTCCTTGGCGCCGCGGTTCGCGGCCTCCATGATCCCCGGCCCGCCTCCCGTCATCACCGTGAAGCCCTCCCGAGCCAGGAGCGCTCCCGTCTCCCGCGCCAGGGCGTAGTAGGGGTGGTCTTCTTCGAAGCGGGCGGAGCCAAACACCGTCACGCAAGGTCCCAGGAAGTGCAGCGCCCGGAATCCCCTCATGAACTCGAAGAAGATGCGGATCGCCCGGAGCAGCTCGATCTCCCGCCTTTTCGGGCCTTCGAGAAGCTCCGTCTC of Dehalococcoidia bacterium contains these proteins:
- a CDS encoding FAD-binding protein, which encodes MAVYQHDVLIIGAGLAGMRAAIAAQLEGADVAIISKVHPVRSHSNAAQGGINAALGEDDSWEEHAFDTVKGSDYLGDQDAIEVLCREAGPALIELERMGVIFHREESGRLGSRSFGGASKARTYFVGDITGQAILHVLYEQLIKHGLRVYEEWFVTDLIVEDAVCKGAVAMEIRTGNVHVIAAKSTIIATGGLGRMYEPSTNALICTGDGISLAYRIGAPIIDMEMVQFHPTTLKGSGVLITEGARSEGGYLLNSEGERFMSKYAPNMMELASRDVVSRAEQTEINEGRGVDGCVLLDLRHLGEERVRERLWQIREIGIDFAGVDLVKEPIPVRPGVHYIMGGVKTDIDGKTPLEGLYAAGEAACVSVHGANRLGANSLLDTVVFGRRSGVATAERARSVMGWTPPSDRYAEETKRKLQAFLDRPLNGDRVAKIRLDMGNMMSELVGVFRTEEQLRLAVERMKDIRARYEKVGVENKGKVFNTDLLFAIELGFMIDCAEMTCVSAVARKESRGAHYRTDFPQRDDANFLKHIACTYSPEGPQLSEMPVTITRWQPQERKY
- a CDS encoding FAD-binding protein, translated to MAVFKHEVLVIGAGMAGMRAALEAMREGANLAILTKVHPLRSHSVAAQGGINAALGEADTWEEHAFDTVKGSDYLADQDIVEIFAREAPGDIVELERMGTVFTRWDDGRIAQRPFGGAGTPRACYIADITGQAILHVLFEQLLKYGIGVYEEWFAVDLIVQDGVCRGVSAIDMRSGELHVVEAGAVVLATGGLGRVYHPTTNSFICTGDGMALAYRAGAPLQDMEMVQFHPTTLKESGILMTEGCRGEGGYLLNSEGERFMSKYAPNMMELASRDVVSRAEQTEIDEGRGVDGCVLLDLRHLGEAKIRERLPQIRELAIDVAGVDPAKDPIPVRPGMHYSMGGVKVDANGASPLPGLFAAGEVASVGLHGANRLGGNSLMETVTFGRRAGKAAAEFARGLKQAPLNEGSLAPSLTRIRELMDRPLNGGDLPARLRQEMGEAMKEHFGIFRDEAQMREGLAKIADYRSRYAGVPVRNKGKVYNYDLLSVLELGFLVDLAEVIAAGAIARKESRGAHSRRDYPERDDQNWMKHTVAWRTPQGPRLEYEDVRVTRWAPQKRSY
- a CDS encoding PEP/pyruvate-binding domain-containing protein, whose product is MAFIEWLHRGRLPRELVGGKAASLSEMLSAGFAVPLGYAVNADGYRCFEEAAGIEAAAEGAAGLDPKDLAAVRAFSEKVTTAVMSADLPDELREQVAAAYDELVSMSGVASAVRSSAVSEDGAGASFAGLYESYLNVLGVNGVLDSLKRCYASLWSERAIRYRALKGMPIGGEAMAVVVMGLVPSEKSGIAFTAHPVTGDRDRVVINASYGLGEAIVSGRVTPDAFVVHKESLGLLEREIYEKCLAIFPHPDGGGTIERELEPGRANAPSISDEEAKAVARIALQVEEHFGSPQDVEWGMAAGQIYLLQSRPITTL
- a CDS encoding TIGR00730 family Rossman fold protein, which produces MNLRNDLLTAPAHPHPEETELLEGPKRREIELLRAIRIFFEFMRGFRALHFLGPCVTVFGSARFEEDHPYYALARETGALLAREGFTVMTGGGPGIMEAANRGAKEAGGRSVGCNIELIREQKPNAYLDRFVTFRYFFVRKVMLVKYSYAFVVMPGGFGTLDEVFETATLIQTGKISDFPVVLMGAQFWLPMLHFMSETLVEAGTLDKGELAIFKVTDSPQEAVDYIRETAMAKFGLTRKAPRRRWFLGERNGNGRQPA